GACCTGGTGGGGGGTAGTGAAGGGCCAAGGCGACACAAGGGTTAGGATACAGAGCACAAGGATGTCTTGCAGGGTGGGAGAGGCCTAGAGATACCTATGGCAGGCAAGCCTGGCCCTGCACTAGGCCTCCAAGAGTTTTCCCCAGCTCTGAGCAGATAATGTTCTGCTTAGCGACTCGCACATTTGATTAATGGCTGCCTCAGGGAGAGCAGGGGGATTAGGGTAGTTAAGGAGAGCAATTTCACTTAATAGCTGTTGCAACATGCAACTGTAATTCAAGGTCCATAAAAGTTATTTCTTGACTACTTTTATgttggctgcggaattctggggcTCAAAATATGGGCAGAAACCAAGGTAGAAGACTGAAACTCCACATGTGGGAATTTCATAATCAACATACAAAAGCTCCACCCAAAATTCCTTTCTGAGGAATTCAACTACTTCTGGAAAAGGCAATATCCAGAAGCTTCTGCTGATAACCAGAAACTAGTTAGTTAGCCATTAgccattttccttttctctccacctACAAATTTAATCCTGAGAAATGTTTGAGCAAAATAAATCAGGCCAAAATTCAAACAATCAATTTCTCGCCTACACTTTCAATGGGTGATCAGAAACGAAATTCAATCATTCTCTAAACCCGTCTACTATTCCTCATATGGACTACCTTGTGTACAATAAGGGATGATTTATGCTTGAAGTAACATCCACAGACTACTCATTTCAAAGATTTCTCCACGGTGTGTGTCCTGTAGTGTATCATTAggtaggaattctgactgaaacttttcctacagataggacattcaagggTTTCTCTCgtctgtgagtcctctggtgtctcaccaggctggaattatgacAAAAACATTTcctacagataggacattcaaagggtttctcccctgtgtgagtcctctggtgtgtcaccaggttgGAACtgtgactaaaacttttcccacaatcaggacattcaaagggtttctctcctgtgtgagtcctctggtgtgtcatcaGCGTGTAATTGCAACTGAAACATcttccacagtcaggacattcaaagggtttctctcctgtgtgagtcctctcgtGTTTCACCAGGCTACAATTattactaaaacttttcccacagataggacattcaaagggtttctcttctatgtgagtcctctggtgtgccaAGAGGTGGAAATTCTGACTGTAacatttcccacagtcaggacattcaaagggtttctctcctgtgtgagtcctctggtgtctcagcaGATTGTAATTATCACTACAGCTTTTCCCAcaaataggacattcaaagggtttctctcctgtgtgagtccactggtgtatcaccaggtgggaattctgactgtaacgtttcccacagtcaggacattcaaagggtttctctcctgtatgagtcctctggtgtgtcagcagattggaattatcactaaagcttttcccacagataggacattcaaagggtttctcgcctgtgtgagtcctctggtgtatcaccaggtgagaattctgactgtaacgtttcccacagtcaggacattcaaagggtttctctcctgtatgagtcctctggtgtgtcagcagattggaattatcactaaagcttttcccacagataggacattcaaagggtttctctcctgtgtgtgtggTCTTGTGCCTCAGGAGGTGGGAATTTCtaatgaaacctttcccacaatcttgACACTCATAACATTTCTCCATGGAGTGAATTCTCTGATATATTACCAGGCgggaattatgactgaaacttcTCCCACAATTAGAACATTGAATGGGTTTTTCTCCTTTATgattcctctggtgtatcacccaGTTTCAATTATAACTGAAAGTTTTccaacaatcaggacattcaaagcatTTCTCTCCTATGTGAAtcttctggtgtatcaccaggctggaattgtgaCTTTCCCATAAttaggacattcaaaggttttCTCTTCTGTGCGAGTCCTCTGGTGTGCCAACAGGTGGAAATTCTGACTGTAacatttcccacagtcaggacattcaaagggtttctctcctgtgtgagtcctctggtgtctcagcaGATTGTAATTATCACTACAGCTTTTCCCAcaaataggacattcaaagggtttctctcctgtgtgagtccactggtgtatcaccaggtgggaattctgactgtaacgtttcccacagtcaggacattcaaagggtttctctcctgtgtgagtcctctggtgtgtcagcagattggaattatcactaaagcttttcccacagataggacattcaaagggtttctcgcctgtgtgagtcctctggtgtatcaccaggtgagaattctgactgtaacgtttcccacagtcaggacattcaaagggtttctctcctgtatgagtcctctggtgtgtcagcagattggaattatcactaaagcttttcccacagataggacattcaaaaggtttctctcctgtgtgtgtggTCTTGTGTCTCAGGAGGTGGGAATTTCtaatgaaacctttcccacaatctcgACACTCATAACATTTCTCCATGGAGTGAATTCTCTGATATATTACCAGGCgggaattatgactgaaacttcTCCCACAATTAGAACATTGAATGGGTTTTTCTCCTTTATgattcctctggtgtatcacccaATTTCAATTATAACTGAAAGTTTTccaacaatcaggacattcaaatcaTTTCTTTCCTATGTGAAtcttctggtgtatcaccaggctggaattgtgaCTTTCCcataatcaggacattcaaaggttttCTCTTCTGTGTGAGTCCTCGGGTGCTTCACCAGGAtggaattctcactgaaactttTTCCCACAGAAAGGATGTTCAAATGGTTTTTATTCCTGTGTGCCTGTCCTTTATTGTCTCATGACCTGGGAATCTCAAATGAAACTTTCACACAATCTGCACAGTCATACGTTTTCTCCCTCCTGTGAGTTATCTGATGTAGCACCATGTTGCCATACTCACTAAAGCATTTACTGCATTGGGAGCATTTTTGTGGCTTCCCTCTTGCTTCTGGGTGCTTCAGTGAACAACAAGGGATTTGTTCTGACCATAGTTTTTGCCACATTCATGTAATTTGTATTTCTGTTCTCCTCTCTGGCTCCTCTTGTGCATAATCAGCTATGATTTGTATGGTTTTCTGAAGGAAACGGAAAACATTTTGATTTCTGGcttgattttcttcccttttcaacgTTGCTTGTTATTTACAGTTGTTCCGAATGCTCTTATTGCCATCCTGTTTGTCTGTAAGATTCAAAGAAAAGTGTAACtttaattgtttataaaatggttagagataggaaaaaagaaaaaaggtatgtatgacaatgaaaaaacaaacatgccCCAATACTAGAATAATCacttacattattttatttttttttattaaaaagttttaaagaaaattttcacaaatgcctctcctccccctcccttcccccccccactcctccccggacttcccagagcaaaatacagggtataacatctaacaatcataagctagaatatgctaactatccataaactcccatccctacCCTAGAGCCTTAACTGCCCAttcacataaagaaaaatatacaaatacaatttttactttctattcattcataagttatttggtacttcttggtctgatgtttgttttgaatataatcaatccatcttctccattccagtatataactttctttctttttttttttttttataaaaagttttatttttacaatcatatcaaataattcatccaatgtacagttatatacaattagtcgggcttgcccagtcaccaccaccctttttaacactcttccctcttctaccttcttttactttccaaaccttcctctccttctcttatctacatccactcctcctccaccctacaccttccttctcctctactatcctcttccttcctcttctcctctttcctacctcctactctcttttctcctcctcaccgttctaaaatggtaactatgcagacccgaccctacattaattatatttcttcaataatcctgtacattaaccatcactccatctctaccaaacccccaattccctccccttacccccgacttcccagaacaaaatacagggtatcaaaactaacaatcataatccaaaataattcctaaattataatctctagtcacaccacacttagtcacactctcaattccctctccttcaaaatatatctaatacaaaatatttcctaaatttactcatatgttattcgatatttttttttatctgatacttattttaaatataatcaatccacattttccattctaaaatatatttttctagtatatagtctttcaagtaagcggagatttttgtcatctctgccagatttgatactttgagtatccattcttcgattgtaggtaattcttctttcttccaatactgagcaatcaaaagtcttgcgactgttattaagttcaaaatcaatttagtctctatagctgtatagtccataattattcctagtagaaagaactggagtaaacttaatcttctttttcaaaatattctgcatgatccaccatactttaatccaaaatgctttaacttttttacaagtccaccatatatggtaataagtagcatcttcacaatcgcatctccaacatttagcaaaatctaatatgtgtttcttgtaaacaggtaatgtcatttttaaattgtttcaaataatgaaatactttccttctcttctgcggtgaattcaggccattaacattgcaagataatagtttaattgccattatcgaaggaaacttttggaacaccagccgcagatcacattttactttaggccttgctcctcccactgtttccgttgtagtagttgccagttgttgttgtgccttcatctcttgttccttgcgtttagcagcagctcttgtcagcctttgttcttttgaatctaaacccgtcgtaggtatttccaacacttgtaataaatcttcttccatcacaatctgttcttgtacctgcttcacttctcttccttcacttcagcctccttcttctagcttccaatggggaagacttccaactttaatacctcaacataaaattctcttgcttttccaacgtattgaaacgatgtactttcctgcataatatactattataccagttggaatatcccatctatattcaatctgatgtttttaagttcattcaccaggaaggcaaattccttcctacccttaacatttttggtggaatttcctttaatatcaaaagatcttgaccagcaatctgaatcttctccccttatatgaagcttgcaaaatctgatttctcactattctcttgtaaaataaataacaacatcccttggcaactttttgccttgctatccaagaattcacgatatatttttcaatttgataagccacatctgctggacaagctgctaatatctcagcaaatacttcagaaaaatttccttaaattctcttccttattttctttcaaacctcgaattctaagagcaaattccatatttctatattgtatcaaaactatttcatcctctgtttttccattttactttgaaattcatccattttattttctaattttaaattatgttgcttaatttcttcaacctcctcttccaataaaatcacattcgttgccaaacttgtactgccattacaaatccttctttaacttctttatttccacttgaatttctgatatctgctctttcatttcagacatctcatcagttattactttaaatttttttctataaagccttttaagttctcttgtaacgcctctaaattcaatgttctagtctctgctgtatgagctggagaggcaccagctgataaagttccagagctctttgttacagtagactttaattgtttggctgccatcttctataaaattatttatttatttatttccaacttaatattcactttaaatcttcttaacttctgagaaacacagtcttttaaagcaatatttaaaaatctccctagattctagattctatcagcaggcagcaaagagttaaagagttaaagcagcaagtaacatgcaaattaccaactgcagacaaacgctgaaagtatcactttcgctttccactcgttaacttgttaacaattcgcctccatttttttactgttttcaaacttgttacaaagtatcggggaatcggcttggctacttgcataaagttctcccactttcgttctgtccggtataatcctttattgtccaaaataaatctcggcgtttggtcgtggtggttggttccaaagcagaagaatcctcggatctggagcacttggttactggaggaacttaccccttcaaacccctttttttctcaggggctttagggaaattcaacctctgccctcagctcaccaccttctccttctcccgaagagggggttttccgaaccgctggacagcagatttaagctgtcctagcgattccacataatccagaggttggtgatcgtaaagatcaccgccatcacctactgtgccaaaccggaagtccagtaTAtaactttcttgtgaatagtctttcaaatacgctgagatttttgccatctcctcTAAATTTGCTGCTTTTAATATCCACTCTTCAATGGTAGgcagatattccttcttccaatattgcgctaccaatagtctagctgctgatattaaatttaagatcagtttagtctctattgccgtacagtccgtaattatacccaataaaaacaactgcggagtaaattttatcttctttttgaaaatattttgcataacccaccaaatttttatccaaaatgctttaatttttttacaagtccaccatatatgataataagtagcatcatcacaatcacatctccaacatttagcttgcaaattcggatacatataGGCCACTTTTtaaggatctagatgccatctataaaacattttgtaaaaattttctcttaaattttatgcttgtgtaaatttaacattcctaacccaaatAATAATCACTTACATTATTGATGATTCATATGACACATGGAGTATTAACTACTGAGATCCATGTTCAAATATCCATTCAATCAAATTGAGTTATTTAGTTGGGTCAATCATAAATTCTTAGCAATGCAAAGTATAATAATCAAATATATCTTGAAGTCCTGGGTATAGGTTATGTAATTGCACATATATGCATAGACAGACCTTTAAAACCACAGTCACTGCTGAAGTGCGGTCATTGAACAAGTGCTAGGATTACCACAAATTTTGTGGACCAGATGCACGTCTGCTTCTACTGTGCCATAGTAACTTTGAAGGCTCAGGGAAGAagtggtaagtgaggactacctgtgcaaccAAAGATACCAAAAGGTCCTCAATAGCTATTTCTTAAGAGGTGCTGGATTAGGCACAATTGAATCTGGGTCATGGATGGGACAGGAGATACCATACTTGTTGGCAAGACATGGaagtaaaaaaacttttaaattttattcatcTGTCATTTTCAATACACGTGTGGATTACAAACTATCAAGAGGGCAACATCAAGTTGTAATGGGAGACTCTAGCTgccctgatatcaactgggagacaaaactCTAGAGCAACTCTAGTAGAGAAGCGATAGAAGGAGTTGAAGTTGTTGGAACCTTGGGCGAATAACCACATTtcactggaattcaatataatgcaaacacaagcaatagactaTAATCCAACAAGTGTCTTCGATTTtagaagagctgattttaacaaattcagaGCCTAAGAAGTATTTCatggataaaaatcctaaaaGAGAAAACAATGAAAGGAGCGTGGGAAACACTGGAAAATATGATCATATAagcccagtccaacacaatatcactaaaaagaaaaaacaagaaatccaagaagcagCCAGTATGGTTGCataaagatctctctgataaactgaaagacaaaaaggataagtacaaaaaatggaaagagggacacataactaaggcagaatatcagtagATATCCCGAATCTACAAAGATGAAATCAAGCTCATGCTGAGAATGAACTAAAAATTGCAACAAATgtcaaacataattttaaaaaatgtataaaacaagaaaaaagtcaagaaaacagTCAGTCGACTAATGGGAGATGATTGCAAGGAAGTGACGGGCTGTAGAGACACAGCAGAGCTACTTAATTCATTATTTGCATCTATCttcaggcaaaaagaaaaaaaaagccaaacctACCAAAAACAGAACTGTAAAAGGCAGactaggaatacaaattaaaacaggcaACAAAATGATAGGAAAACACCTGTCCATTCTAGATGAGTTCTAACCACAAGGACCACATTCATtacatcccagaattctgaaggagctggcagacgtgatctaaGAATCATTGAACCATCTCTTTCAAAGATCTTCATGCACCAAGGAACTACCAGtgtactggaaaagagctgatgtagttcccatcttcaaaaaaggagagtaAAATGGATCCAAAAAACTACAGGCCAATTAGCCTGACATCACTACCTggaaagatcctggaaaagataatgaaaCAAAAGATCTGCAAACATTTAGAAGCAAGCAAATATATAACCAGaagtcaacatgggtttgtcaaaaacaaatgTTATTTCATTCTTACACATAATgattaaattagtggaccaaTCAAATAAATAGTATAATTGGATTTCAGTGAAGcaattgacaaagtagaccataacctacttcttggtaaattagaaaaatgtgggataggtaCATTCATCCacacagatggattcataactggctgacaaaccacccTCAAAGTGTATTCCTTAATGGGACTTtatctatatggagggaagtaagcagtgggtacCCCAAAGTTCTGTTTTAGTACTGTTTAATATCTTCGTAAATCCCTTAGATGAGGAAATGTAACACGAATGCATCAGATTTGCAAACGCTACCCagttggcagaaatagccaacacctcCGAAGATAGGTTATgataagatcatgtgaagtactagtaccactttataaagagtaagaccacacttagaaaatTGTATAAACTGTAACTTGGTCACCATATCATAAAAAACATGTTGTGACTCAAtggagaaaagagcaacaaagaggattagggggcagaggctaaaatataaaaaagggttgcaggaattgggtatgtcaagtttaatgaaaagaagaactggggtgacatgatagcactcttccaatatttgaggggctgccacagagaagagggagtcaagctattcttcaaagtacCTGatgacaagacaagaagcagtgggtggaaacaaatcaaggagagaagcaactttgaactaaggagaaatttcctgacactgagaacagttaatcagtgactTCAgatttgacttcagaagttgtgggtgttccatcactggaggcttttaaacagagactggacagccacttgtctgaaatgatattgggtctcctgcttgctcagggggttggaatagaagacttccaaggatccttccaactatgttacaaaccctccagtgacggagcagccaaagcctctggagggaagccattcccaaagaatcaactttaatttaatagagactttttcaatcttcccaccagcagaaaattccagccaccagtttcacagcctgcagccccagtgggcttccatttggggagggaaggaacctgcagcagcagcagcagctgagctgcttcagcccagttgcttctctgcttccaggccgtggagggaACCGAACAGCCCGACTTGCTCCCGGACTCTCCTCCCACCTGCTGCCCTCAACTCACCTGCCAGCTGCTGCTTCGACCGTGGGAAACGACAGGAGCCACTCTGCACACCACTCTTCTCCCATGAGCGATAAGGAAGAGGAAGTTcggctgtcccaaaagtgctttttcaaaaggcaaccggactttcttctACATTCCCTCGTCTTCCAACCTTTCTAGCAATACAGTACTCGATGGTTTTAACTCCTTTAAGATCAAACGCAGGTATTATCCTCTTTCTAGGAGGCAGAAAAACATGCTTCTCCAGTCCCTACCTAAGGCGCTTGACAACATGTTTCCACTGATTAAATGCTATCAAGTCGTTTTTGACTTCTACCAACTGACCTTTGCAACTGAGCCTGGTGAAATGTGATGTTGCTTAGCTTGTGAAGATTAGTTATGTGCTCTCAGCCCTAAAAGTTCATGGAGGTTTTACAGAATTACAAAATCAGCTTTCTTAGGGGTGACTGTTAGTGGAGATCAAAATCTCTCTAATACCC
This genomic window from Ahaetulla prasina isolate Xishuangbanna chromosome 2, ASM2864084v1, whole genome shotgun sequence contains:
- the LOC131193506 gene encoding zinc finger protein 180-like, encoding MEKCYECQDCGKGFIRNSHLLRHKTTHTGEKPFECPICGKSFSDNSNLLTHQRTHTGEKPFECPDCGKRYSQNSHLVIHQRTHTGEKPFECPICGKSFSDNSNLLTHQRTHTGEKPFECPDCGKRYSQNSHLVIHQWTHTGEKPFECPICGKSCSDNYNLLRHQRTHTGEKPFECPDCGKCYSQNFHLLAHQRTHIEEKPFECPICGKSFSNNCSLVKHERTHTGEKPFECPDCGRCFSCNYTLMTHQRTHTGEKPFECPDCGKSFSHSSNLVTHQRTHTGEKPFECPICRKCFCHNSSLVRHQRTHRREKPLNVLSVGKVSVRIPT
- the LOC131193513 gene encoding zinc finger protein 239-like, producing the protein MEKCYECRDCGKGFIRNSHLLRHKTTHTGEKPFECPICGKSFSDNSNLLTHQRTHTGEKPFECPDCGKRYSQNSHLVIHQRTHTGEKPFECPICGKSFSDNSNLLTHQRTHTGEKPFECPDCGKRYSQNSHLVIHQWTHTGEKPFECPICGKSCSDNYNLLRHQRTHTGEKPFECPDCGKCYSQNFHLLAHQRTRTEEKTFECPNYGKVTIPAW